The Achromobacter pestifer genome includes a region encoding these proteins:
- a CDS encoding esterase/lipase family protein has translation MNGIWTAGAKGCAILGLLVCAGCAGVKVSSVSTQDYIAQRRGDVLTTGQLSASARESMAVLGLNAQDCRKDRDACTHALATMEGLDSERRLATLSEVWLMEALATEKQRPASQADQDELLDAYLQTARAAYAYLFFTPRSPSDRAFEDRQTQVRDYYNYAVQQAVTRLFEQHRGRPPAPGTSMAAGPWQVLGEMSDVKLPGGKQFPHELVPAANLTFRGLRSMYRRDGFGAELVAVTARRVNDADTFKTPYSETPFPAVTVIIAFPGDTLEQVMAARKATLAAYDPYKRDTVELAGTKVPLAANFTSGYGLWLARSGFATQALRNVLGKEEGIDAPHVYLLQPYDPDRRTVIMLHGLASSPEAWINVANEVLGDETLRQHYQIWQVYYPTNAPLALNNRAIRDALRQTIEHFDPMGAAQASRDTVIIGHSMGGVLSRLLVSSSGTVLWDALRDHAQLDETRLAQARAEFDPVLSFEAFPGISRAVFIAAPHRGTPFAENTLSRWLSNLITLPVTVVRQFAKLNRLADADGPPRPESSIRVPNGVDNLSEKDRFVRLTASMPISPAVRYHSIIANNTPGVPLADSDDGLVPYRSAHLDGAESEKIIPFSHSVQETPQAILELRRILRLQLEQGAR, from the coding sequence ATGAATGGAATCTGGACGGCCGGCGCGAAGGGTTGCGCGATCCTGGGGCTGCTGGTGTGCGCCGGCTGCGCGGGCGTCAAGGTGTCTTCCGTCAGCACCCAGGACTACATCGCCCAGCGCCGCGGCGACGTGCTCACCACCGGCCAGTTGAGCGCATCCGCGCGCGAGTCCATGGCCGTGCTGGGCCTGAACGCGCAGGACTGCCGCAAGGACCGCGACGCCTGCACCCATGCGCTGGCCACCATGGAAGGGCTGGACAGCGAACGGCGCCTCGCCACGCTGTCCGAAGTCTGGCTGATGGAGGCGCTGGCCACGGAAAAGCAGCGCCCCGCCAGCCAGGCCGACCAGGACGAACTGCTGGACGCCTACCTGCAGACGGCGCGGGCCGCCTACGCCTACCTGTTCTTCACGCCGCGCTCGCCCAGCGACCGCGCCTTCGAAGACCGCCAGACCCAGGTGCGCGACTACTACAACTACGCGGTGCAGCAGGCCGTCACGCGCCTGTTCGAGCAGCATCGCGGCCGCCCGCCGGCGCCCGGGACCAGCATGGCGGCGGGGCCGTGGCAGGTGCTGGGCGAGATGTCCGACGTCAAGCTGCCCGGCGGCAAGCAATTTCCGCACGAACTGGTGCCCGCGGCGAACTTGACGTTCCGGGGGCTGCGCAGCATGTACCGGCGCGACGGCTTCGGCGCCGAGCTGGTGGCGGTCACGGCGCGCCGCGTGAATGATGCCGACACCTTCAAGACGCCATATAGCGAAACCCCATTTCCCGCCGTGACCGTCATCATTGCCTTTCCTGGCGATACGCTGGAGCAGGTCATGGCCGCGCGGAAGGCGACCCTGGCGGCCTACGATCCCTACAAGCGGGATACGGTGGAGCTGGCCGGCACGAAGGTGCCGCTGGCTGCCAACTTCACGTCCGGCTACGGTTTGTGGCTGGCGCGCTCGGGCTTCGCGACCCAGGCGCTGCGCAACGTGCTGGGCAAGGAAGAGGGCATCGACGCGCCGCACGTCTACCTGTTGCAGCCCTATGACCCGGACCGGCGCACCGTCATCATGCTGCACGGCCTGGCCAGCAGCCCCGAGGCCTGGATCAACGTCGCCAACGAGGTGCTGGGCGACGAAACCCTGCGCCAGCATTACCAGATCTGGCAGGTCTATTACCCGACCAACGCGCCGCTGGCGCTGAACAACCGTGCCATCCGCGACGCGCTGCGCCAGACGATCGAGCATTTCGATCCCATGGGCGCGGCGCAGGCTTCGCGCGACACCGTCATCATCGGGCACAGCATGGGCGGCGTGCTGAGCCGGCTGCTGGTGTCCTCGTCCGGCACCGTGCTGTGGGACGCGCTGCGCGACCACGCCCAGCTGGACGAGACCCGCCTCGCCCAGGCACGCGCCGAGTTCGACCCGGTGCTGAGCTTTGAGGCGTTTCCCGGCATCTCGCGCGCGGTGTTCATCGCGGCGCCGCACCGCGGCACGCCTTTTGCCGAGAACACTTTGTCGCGTTGGCTGTCCAACCTGATCACGCTGCCTGTGACGGTAGTCAGGCAGTTCGCCAAGCTCAACCGGCTGGCTGACGCCGATGGGCCGCCCCGGCCCGAATCCTCGATCCGGGTGCCCAACGGCGTGGATAACCTGAGCGAAAAGGACCGATTTGTGAGACTGACCGCGTCCATGCCGATTTCGCCGGCGGTGCGTTACCACAGCATCATTGCGAACAACACACCCGGCGTCCCGCTGGCGGATTCGGACGACGGCCTGGTGCCGTACCGCAGCGCGCATCTGGACGGGGCCGAATCCGAGAAGATCATTCCGTTCTCGCACAGCGTGCAAGAGACGCCGCAGGCGATCCTGGAACTCAGGCGCATTCTGCGGCTGCAGCTGGAACAGGGGGCGCGCTGA
- a CDS encoding Lnb N-terminal periplasmic domain-containing protein, giving the protein MAACNRARRGCLAIAGRILFSLVLILSALWGGLALDYRMPGGAVVQGAAALAWAGLCLYAAVALWRGRTRRAAWTWLIGMAALCLWWQTLAPSNDRIWADDVARTLRGSISGSIVTLDSVRNFDWQSDTDTRYTARWESQQYNLNDLASVDMVLSYWGSPAIAHTLVSFGFTDGRHVVFSVEIRKERGEQFSEIGGFFKQFELSVIAAQERDILYVRAGPRAERVYRYPVDMPVPAMRELFLSYVRTANELADAPRFYHTVTANCTTLVYRMVRAIVPGLPMDYRILLSGYLPEYLYEQGGLDTGKPLAVLREQGYLGKPGLPGPDPVEFSRAIRQPVSAGAAQ; this is encoded by the coding sequence ATGGCGGCATGTAATCGAGCCCGGCGCGGCTGCCTGGCAATCGCCGGGCGCATCCTCTTCAGCCTTGTTCTCATCCTTTCCGCGCTGTGGGGCGGCCTGGCGCTGGACTACCGCATGCCGGGCGGGGCGGTGGTGCAAGGCGCTGCGGCGCTGGCCTGGGCCGGGCTGTGCCTGTACGCGGCCGTCGCGCTGTGGCGCGGACGCACCCGGCGCGCCGCCTGGACCTGGCTGATCGGCATGGCCGCGCTGTGCCTGTGGTGGCAGACGCTGGCGCCGTCCAACGACCGGATCTGGGCGGACGACGTGGCGCGCACGCTGCGCGGCAGCATTTCCGGGTCCATCGTCACGCTGGACAGCGTGCGCAATTTCGACTGGCAGTCCGATACGGACACACGCTACACCGCGCGTTGGGAAAGCCAGCAATACAACCTGAACGACTTGGCCTCGGTGGACATGGTCCTGTCGTACTGGGGCAGCCCGGCCATCGCCCACACGCTGGTTTCCTTCGGCTTCACTGACGGCCGCCACGTCGTGTTCTCGGTCGAGATCCGCAAGGAACGCGGCGAACAGTTCTCGGAGATCGGCGGCTTCTTCAAGCAGTTCGAACTGAGCGTGATCGCCGCGCAGGAGCGCGACATCCTCTACGTGCGCGCCGGGCCGCGCGCCGAACGCGTGTACCGGTATCCCGTCGACATGCCCGTGCCCGCCATGCGCGAACTGTTTTTGTCCTATGTGCGCACCGCGAATGAGCTGGCCGACGCGCCGCGCTTCTATCACACGGTGACGGCCAACTGCACGACGCTGGTCTACCGCATGGTACGGGCGATCGTGCCGGGCCTGCCCATGGATTACCGCATCCTCCTGTCCGGCTATCTGCCGGAATATCTCTATGAGCAGGGCGGGCTGGACACTGGCAAGCCTTTGGCCGTGCTGCGCGAACAGGGTTACCTCGGCAAGCCTGGCTTGCCCGGCCCGGATCCGGTCGAGTTTTCGCGGGCCATCCGCCAACCGGTATCGGCGGGGGCCGCGCAATGA
- a CDS encoding MarC family NAAT transporter, with protein sequence MIDDLIQLGKLVSLGLALMLPLANPLTSMTLLLSLGQQIPYKERERQVRQAAFYVVGIMVVTYYAGAWIMHTFGISIPGLRIAGGLIVASIGFSMVFPSTPSTASEADVADAQANRQTPNIAFVPLAMPGTAGPGTIAMIISGAATLDASVTQTYPAWVLALTPILVFSLLGLLFWICLRSAGRIVAVIGQGGVEAISRIMGFLLVCMAVQFVINGVLEIVQQHGGM encoded by the coding sequence ATGATCGACGACCTGATTCAACTGGGAAAACTGGTCAGCCTGGGGCTGGCCTTGATGCTGCCCCTGGCCAACCCCCTGACCTCCATGACACTGCTGTTGTCCCTGGGCCAGCAGATTCCCTACAAAGAGCGCGAACGCCAGGTCAGGCAGGCGGCTTTCTACGTGGTCGGGATCATGGTGGTGACCTACTACGCCGGCGCCTGGATCATGCATACCTTCGGCATTTCGATCCCGGGGCTGCGCATCGCGGGCGGCCTGATCGTGGCCAGCATCGGTTTCAGCATGGTGTTCCCGTCCACGCCGTCGACCGCGTCCGAGGCCGACGTGGCCGACGCCCAGGCCAACCGGCAGACCCCCAACATCGCCTTCGTGCCGCTGGCGATGCCCGGCACGGCGGGGCCGGGCACCATCGCCATGATCATCAGCGGCGCGGCGACTCTCGATGCATCGGTGACGCAGACCTACCCGGCCTGGGTGCTGGCGCTGACGCCCATTCTCGTGTTCTCGCTGCTGGGCCTGCTGTTCTGGATCTGCCTGCGTTCGGCCGGGCGCATCGTGGCCGTGATCGGCCAGGGCGGGGTGGAGGCCATCTCCCGCATCATGGGCTTCCTGTTGGTGTGCATGGCCGTGCAGTTCGTGATCAACGGCGTCCTGGAAATCGTGCAACAGCATGGCGGCATGTAA
- a CDS encoding TetR/AcrR family transcriptional regulator, producing MNTIPDDTAPRALTSRGEARRERLLEAATQSLLEHGYAQTSIQRIVRQAGGSAATAYQLFGNKEGLLVAVLEHELHGMRAAVFADAMQDQPVGPALHELSRRLLSYALLPKSAALYRLIVSESHRLPHLAESLRLAVEMQLYAPLEQCLKRACERGELRIDDPRLAARTLGNLINGIASHARLTGGRAEGPDEDHLATCRYGVDTLLRAFRA from the coding sequence GTGAACACGATTCCAGACGATACGGCGCCGCGCGCGCTGACCAGCCGGGGCGAGGCGCGCCGCGAGCGCCTGCTCGAAGCCGCCACGCAGTCATTGCTGGAGCACGGCTACGCGCAAACGTCCATCCAGCGCATCGTGCGGCAGGCTGGCGGCTCGGCGGCCACCGCCTACCAACTGTTCGGCAACAAGGAGGGCCTGCTGGTCGCGGTGCTGGAGCATGAACTGCATGGCATGCGCGCCGCCGTATTCGCGGACGCCATGCAGGACCAGCCTGTCGGCCCCGCCCTGCACGAGCTGTCGCGACGTCTGCTGAGCTATGCCCTGCTGCCCAAATCGGCCGCGCTCTACCGCCTGATCGTCTCGGAATCGCATCGCCTGCCGCATCTGGCCGAATCCTTGCGGCTGGCGGTGGAAATGCAGCTGTACGCGCCCCTGGAACAATGCCTGAAACGGGCATGCGAGCGCGGCGAATTGCGCATCGACGATCCGCGCTTGGCGGCGCGCACCCTGGGCAACCTGATCAACGGCATCGCCTCGCACGCGCGGCTGACCGGTGGCCGCGCCGAAGGCCCGGACGAGGATCATCTGGCGACCTGCCGCTACGGCGTGGACACCCTGTTGCGCGCCTTCCGCGCGTAG
- a CDS encoding MFS transporter, with translation MTRGISPEDPAITGVSLTEPLAGRAGWRAWLGVIAVGLATFCVVTSEMLPVGLFVPITAALDVSVGTGGFMLFVPAILAALCAPLVVLGAKGADRRAILCGLLALLVGANAASAWAPSMPWFLAARVLVGFCIGGIWAIAGGLAGRLVGPGAVGLATSIIFGGVAVASVLGVPLGAFIGELAGWRAAFGAMAALSAGVLLMALLSLPPLPAARSLRPRQLASQLANPGLRRGLWITLFLVAGHFMAYTFVRPLLQIHAAFGENWIGPLLFAYGAAGVAGNFLGGTAAVRRPAATLLLIAVSLLLVLLLLGMLGQLRPAAAVLLLLWGLAYGAVSVSLQTWMMKAAPDAVEAATSLFVAVFNLGIAAGSLLGVPSVDALGLRANLWLAAACMLWPALMLARAGWGEWRVGYARKARNRVSTP, from the coding sequence ATGACCCGCGGCATTTCCCCCGAAGACCCCGCCATCACCGGCGTTTCGTTGACCGAACCCCTGGCAGGGCGCGCTGGCTGGCGCGCGTGGCTGGGCGTGATCGCCGTGGGCCTGGCGACCTTCTGCGTGGTGACGAGCGAAATGCTGCCGGTGGGGCTGTTCGTGCCCATCACCGCGGCGCTGGACGTCTCGGTGGGTACGGGCGGCTTCATGCTGTTCGTGCCCGCCATCCTGGCGGCGCTGTGCGCGCCGCTGGTCGTTCTTGGCGCAAAGGGGGCGGACCGCCGGGCGATCCTGTGCGGCCTGTTGGCGTTGCTGGTCGGCGCCAACGCGGCCAGCGCCTGGGCGCCCAGCATGCCGTGGTTCCTGGCGGCGCGGGTGCTGGTGGGCTTCTGCATCGGCGGCATCTGGGCGATCGCGGGCGGATTGGCGGGCAGGCTGGTCGGCCCCGGCGCCGTGGGACTGGCCACCTCCATCATCTTCGGCGGCGTCGCCGTGGCGTCCGTGCTGGGCGTGCCGCTGGGCGCTTTCATCGGCGAGCTGGCCGGCTGGCGCGCGGCCTTTGGCGCCATGGCGGCGCTAAGCGCCGGCGTGCTGCTCATGGCCCTGCTGAGCCTGCCGCCGCTGCCTGCGGCACGCTCGCTGCGGCCGCGCCAGTTGGCGTCGCAACTGGCCAATCCTGGCTTGCGGCGGGGCCTCTGGATCACGCTGTTCCTGGTGGCCGGCCATTTCATGGCCTATACCTTTGTCCGTCCGCTGCTGCAGATCCATGCGGCGTTCGGCGAGAACTGGATCGGGCCGCTGCTCTTTGCCTATGGTGCCGCCGGTGTGGCGGGCAACTTCCTGGGTGGGACTGCGGCCGTGAGGCGTCCGGCCGCCACCTTGCTGCTGATCGCGGTCAGCCTGCTGCTGGTCCTGCTGCTGCTGGGCATGCTGGGGCAGCTCCGCCCGGCCGCGGCGGTCTTGCTGTTGCTGTGGGGCCTGGCCTATGGCGCGGTGTCGGTGTCGCTGCAAACCTGGATGATGAAGGCCGCGCCGGACGCCGTGGAGGCCGCCACCTCGCTGTTCGTCGCGGTGTTCAACCTGGGCATCGCGGCCGGTTCGCTGCTGGGCGTGCCCAGCGTGGACGCGCTGGGGCTGCGGGCCAATCTGTGGCTGGCCGCGGCCTGCATGCTGTGGCCGGCGCTGATGCTGGCGCGGGCCGGGTGGGGCGAGTGGCGCGTCGGCTACGCGCGGAAGGCGCGCAACAGGGTGTCCACGCCGTAG
- a CDS encoding LysR family transcriptional regulator: MRNSPYPAARLDHIGDLLAFVRVADTQSFTAAAEKLGLSRSAIGKCIARLELGLGARLLHRSTRSVSLSDEGRLFYEHAQRILSEVDNATDAMASRKQAPRGRLRIDLPVSLGRLHIMPLLRGYLQDWPEVEADVSFSDDYIDLVRDGVDVAIRIGGETDSRLVRRVLAPHRLITCAAPGYLDRHGAPASLDDLAGHQTLAYTHAGALAPWRFAVNGQERSVHVAGRLRLGNTEALRDAALAGEGIVQLGAFLVGEDLRAGRLAPVLESVAPAGAPVCAVYPHRRHLAPKVRVLIDAIADRWGGGAPWTCGAAPPGP; this comes from the coding sequence GTGCGCAATTCACCCTACCCGGCCGCCCGCCTGGATCACATCGGCGACCTGCTCGCGTTCGTGCGAGTGGCCGACACGCAGAGCTTTACCGCCGCGGCCGAAAAACTGGGCCTGTCGCGTTCGGCCATCGGCAAGTGCATCGCGCGCCTGGAACTGGGCTTGGGCGCGCGGCTGCTCCACCGCAGCACTCGCAGCGTCAGCCTCAGCGACGAGGGCCGCCTCTTCTATGAACACGCGCAGCGCATCCTGTCCGAGGTGGACAACGCCACCGATGCCATGGCCAGCCGCAAGCAGGCGCCGCGCGGCCGCCTGCGCATCGACCTGCCGGTATCGCTGGGACGGCTGCACATCATGCCGCTGCTGCGCGGCTACCTGCAGGACTGGCCCGAGGTCGAGGCGGACGTCAGTTTTTCCGACGACTACATCGACCTGGTGCGCGACGGCGTGGACGTCGCCATCCGCATCGGCGGCGAAACCGACAGCCGGCTGGTGCGCCGGGTGCTGGCGCCACACCGCTTGATCACCTGCGCCGCGCCCGGCTACCTGGACCGCCATGGCGCGCCAGCCAGCCTGGATGACCTGGCCGGTCACCAGACGCTGGCCTACACCCATGCCGGCGCGCTGGCGCCCTGGCGCTTTGCCGTCAACGGCCAGGAACGCAGCGTGCATGTCGCCGGACGCCTGCGGCTGGGCAACACGGAAGCGCTGCGCGACGCCGCGCTGGCGGGCGAAGGCATCGTCCAGCTGGGCGCCTTCCTGGTCGGCGAGGACCTGCGCGCCGGACGGTTGGCGCCGGTGCTGGAATCCGTGGCGCCCGCCGGCGCCCCGGTGTGCGCAGTCTATCCGCACCGCCGCCACCTGGCGCCCAAGGTGCGCGTCCTGATCGACGCCATCGCCGACAGATGGGGCGGCGGCGCGCCCTGGACCTGCGGTGCCGCGCCGCCAGGGCCATAG
- the hutG gene encoding N-formylglutamate deformylase, with protein sequence MSDIYQFSRGTAPLLISIPHLGSMIPDAQRAQMTPLGLQSGDTDWHLDTLYQFAEALGASVIGARYSRYVVDLNRPPNDESLYPGQTKTGLCPAQTFRGDALYRNEAVLTEAEREHRLQAYWKPYHAKLCEEIDRIKAEHGTVLLWEAHSIASVLPRLFEGKLPDLNIGTADGAACAPDILATVEERLRENTAYTWAVNGRFKGGYITRHYGKPADNVHAIQLEMCQSTYMDETHPYAYRPDLADKIIPLVEGMVQSALKQTGARRA encoded by the coding sequence TTGAGCGACATCTACCAATTCAGCCGCGGCACGGCGCCGCTGCTGATCTCCATTCCCCACCTGGGCAGCATGATTCCCGACGCGCAACGCGCGCAGATGACGCCGCTGGGCCTGCAGTCGGGCGACACCGACTGGCACCTGGACACGCTGTACCAGTTCGCCGAGGCGCTGGGCGCGTCCGTCATCGGCGCGCGCTATTCGCGCTACGTGGTGGACCTGAACCGCCCGCCCAACGATGAAAGCCTGTATCCCGGCCAGACCAAGACCGGCCTGTGCCCGGCCCAGACCTTCCGCGGCGACGCCCTCTACCGCAACGAGGCCGTCCTGACCGAGGCCGAGCGCGAACACCGGCTGCAGGCCTACTGGAAGCCCTACCACGCCAAGCTGTGCGAGGAAATCGACCGCATCAAGGCCGAACACGGCACCGTGCTGCTATGGGAAGCGCACTCGATCGCCAGCGTGCTGCCGCGCCTGTTCGAAGGCAAGCTGCCCGACCTGAACATCGGCACCGCCGACGGCGCGGCCTGCGCGCCCGACATCCTGGCCACGGTCGAAGAGCGGCTGCGCGAAAACACCGCCTACACCTGGGCGGTGAACGGCCGCTTCAAGGGCGGCTACATCACGCGCCACTACGGCAAGCCCGCGGACAACGTCCACGCCATCCAGCTGGAAATGTGCCAGTCCACCTACATGGACGAAACCCATCCCTACGCTTATCGCCCCGACCTGGCGGACAAGATCATTCCGCTGGTCGAAGGCATGGTGCAGTCGGCGCTCAAGCAGACCGGCGCTCGCCGGGCTTAA
- a CDS encoding MaoC family dehydratase yields MSIPSLPPRFSGAFTLSNALHGDYLQAVGGGHPVHGSRDLALRSGFADVPLAGIHVLGAAMAAFTRQFARNPMLLLKVETKFLRPAYPGDALGLELELLESAAVAGTPFTGGRYLGHCVDADQQKVLMLDFKIRVALAADC; encoded by the coding sequence ATGAGCATCCCATCGCTGCCGCCGCGCTTCAGCGGCGCCTTCACGCTTTCGAATGCGCTGCACGGCGATTATCTTCAGGCGGTGGGGGGCGGGCATCCCGTGCATGGTTCGCGGGACCTGGCCTTGCGATCCGGCTTCGCGGATGTGCCGCTGGCCGGCATCCATGTATTGGGCGCGGCCATGGCGGCATTCACGCGCCAGTTTGCGCGCAACCCCATGCTGTTGCTGAAGGTGGAAACGAAATTCCTGCGTCCGGCATACCCTGGCGATGCGCTGGGGCTGGAGCTCGAACTGCTTGAAAGCGCAGCGGTTGCCGGCACGCCCTTTACGGGCGGCCGGTACCTGGGTCACTGCGTCGATGCGGACCAGCAAAAGGTGCTGATGCTCGATTTCAAGATACGCGTGGCGTTGGCTGCAGACTGTTAA
- a CDS encoding CaiB/BaiF CoA transferase family protein: protein MNAEQARNPDADRSAQGPGSGPLAGVRVLDISTVVAGPFSSTLMADLGAEVLKIELPGDGDHIRQLPPHKNGVALWSKVANRNKRGITLDLRQPEGLKILERLLPRYDVLVENFRPGTLDRWGLDMARLRGLRPDLIVLRVTGFGQTGPYRSRPGFARIFEAMSGFVNLCGEKDGPPLYPGFPVSDALTGVFGAYAITAALLHRQKHGEGQEIDLSATEAMLRVLDFMPIEYDQLGVARSRQGNLNAYSAPSSVYKTRDDKWVVLAVSAPTVFRRLAIAIERADLLDDPLFSTNTARIQNRDQIEAIMENWFGAHALSEASDILMRHEVSFSPIYDIADIVADPHFIEREVLVRVEDEELGAVSMQNVVPRFSATPGRIWRAGPGVGQHNDEIYGQELGISQAQQADLRERNII, encoded by the coding sequence ATGAATGCCGAGCAAGCGAGAAACCCGGATGCCGATCGGTCCGCTCAAGGTCCCGGCTCGGGGCCGTTGGCGGGCGTGCGGGTGCTGGACATTTCCACGGTGGTGGCCGGCCCGTTCTCTTCCACGCTGATGGCGGACCTGGGTGCGGAAGTCCTGAAGATCGAGTTGCCGGGTGACGGCGACCACATACGCCAGCTGCCGCCGCACAAGAACGGCGTGGCGCTCTGGTCGAAAGTCGCGAACCGCAACAAACGCGGCATCACGCTGGATCTGCGCCAGCCCGAGGGTTTGAAAATTCTTGAGCGCCTGTTGCCCCGATATGACGTGCTGGTGGAGAACTTCCGGCCCGGCACGCTGGATCGCTGGGGCCTGGACATGGCGCGCTTGCGCGGCTTGCGGCCCGACCTGATCGTGCTGCGTGTCACCGGTTTCGGCCAGACCGGGCCTTACCGGTCGCGGCCGGGCTTTGCCCGGATCTTCGAGGCCATGTCGGGATTCGTGAACCTGTGCGGTGAAAAGGACGGCCCGCCGCTTTATCCCGGCTTCCCAGTGTCCGATGCGTTGACCGGCGTGTTCGGCGCCTATGCCATCACCGCGGCGCTTCTGCACCGGCAAAAGCACGGCGAAGGGCAGGAAATCGACCTGTCCGCCACGGAGGCCATGCTGCGCGTGCTGGATTTCATGCCCATCGAATATGACCAGCTCGGCGTTGCGCGCTCGCGCCAGGGCAATCTCAATGCCTATTCGGCGCCCAGCAGCGTGTACAAGACCCGCGACGACAAATGGGTGGTGCTGGCCGTCAGCGCGCCCACCGTGTTCCGGCGGCTGGCCATCGCCATCGAGCGCGCAGATCTGCTGGATGATCCATTGTTCAGTACCAACACGGCGCGCATTCAGAACCGCGACCAGATAGAGGCCATCATGGAAAACTGGTTCGGCGCGCATGCGCTGAGCGAGGCGTCCGATATCCTGATGCGGCACGAGGTCAGTTTCAGTCCCATCTACGACATTGCAGACATCGTGGCGGACCCGCATTTCATCGAACGCGAAGTCCTGGTGCGAGTCGAGGACGAGGAGCTCGGCGCCGTCAGCATGCAGAACGTGGTGCCGCGGTTTTCAGCCACGCCGGGCCGGATCTGGCGGGCGGGGCCTGGCGTCGGCCAGCACAACGACGAAATCTATGGCCAGGAGCTGGGCATCTCGCAGGCGCAGCAGGCGGACCTGCGTGAGCGCAACATCATCTAG
- a CDS encoding tripartite tricarboxylate transporter substrate binding protein: protein MKLKNLLAPVAAMWMLGGLCGAAQAEAAWPAKPVTIIVPFPPGGATDVMARLFAPRIEAAIGRPVVVENKAGAGGTIGTYQVARARNDGYTLLWGTVATHGIGPNIYKNLAYDAMADFAPVVHVVDQPYVLVAHPSKKITTLADLLGQARERPGQISVATAGVGTAAHMLFEKLQSDTGTSMLGVPYKGAGPAMADLLGGQVDLAFDVILTTAPYIAAGKLVPLAVTSGKRSQTLPNVPTMVEAGAKGFVASGWNGLFAPRGTPQAVVEKINAAVNEALQSPEISRRLLSEGSIPVGGTAADFSRFIKAEIQIWGDVARQANVSMD from the coding sequence ATGAAACTGAAGAATCTGTTGGCGCCTGTGGCGGCAATGTGGATGCTGGGCGGTTTGTGCGGTGCCGCCCAGGCCGAGGCGGCCTGGCCGGCCAAGCCGGTCACCATCATTGTTCCGTTCCCGCCCGGCGGGGCCACGGATGTGATGGCCCGGCTGTTCGCCCCGCGCATCGAGGCCGCCATCGGCCGGCCCGTGGTGGTGGAAAACAAGGCTGGCGCGGGCGGCACCATAGGCACGTATCAAGTCGCCCGGGCCCGCAACGACGGATACACCCTGTTGTGGGGGACGGTCGCCACGCATGGCATCGGTCCGAACATCTACAAAAATCTCGCTTACGACGCGATGGCCGATTTTGCTCCCGTCGTGCACGTGGTCGACCAGCCCTATGTGCTGGTAGCCCACCCATCCAAGAAAATCACTACGCTTGCGGATCTGCTCGGGCAGGCTCGGGAAAGGCCGGGCCAGATTTCCGTGGCCACGGCCGGGGTGGGCACTGCGGCGCACATGCTTTTCGAGAAGCTTCAGTCCGACACGGGTACATCGATGCTGGGAGTTCCTTACAAGGGCGCGGGGCCGGCCATGGCGGATCTGCTCGGTGGCCAGGTCGATCTGGCTTTCGACGTGATCCTGACCACGGCGCCTTACATCGCCGCAGGGAAACTCGTGCCGCTTGCGGTGACCAGCGGCAAACGATCGCAGACCTTGCCGAACGTTCCAACCATGGTCGAAGCCGGAGCAAAGGGTTTCGTGGCATCCGGCTGGAATGGCCTGTTTGCGCCTCGAGGCACGCCCCAGGCGGTGGTCGAAAAGATCAACGCCGCGGTGAATGAGGCGCTGCAAAGCCCGGAAATCAGTCGGCGTCTGCTGTCCGAGGGATCCATCCCGGTGGGCGGGACGGCCGCGGATTTTTCCCGCTTTATCAAGGCCGAGATCCAGATCTGGGGCGACGTCGCCAGGCAAGCCAATGTTTCGATGGATTGA